TTGCGCGCCTACAATCTTTCGATTGTGCAGGTGAGCCAGGCGCTGCAACGCGAGAATCTTGATTTCCCCACTGGAAAAATCAATTCTCCGGAGAGCCAGTACATCGTGCGTGTCGCCGGTCAGTTCAAATCTCCGGAAGCGATGAATAGCATCGTGCTGGCAGCGCAAGGCGACAGCAAAATCTATTTACGCGATGTTGCCACCGTGCTCGATACCTATAACGAAGATGTCACCTACACCCGCCTGAATGGCGAGCCGGCAATCGGTTTGTATTTGCAGCGCCAATCCGGCTCCAACTCTGTGCAAGTTGCGCAGCGCGTGCGGGAAGAACTGGTTAAAATCGAAGCCGAACAACGGGGCGATATTCACTTCGAAGTCGCACAAGACATCACGCAATTCACTTTGCACTCTGTTGATGAAGTCAAGCGCGATCTCGGCTTGGCGGTGTTGATGGTGGCTCTGGTTTTATTCGTCTTCCTGCACAGTTTTCGCAACTCGTTTATCGTGCTGCTCTCGATTCCCACGAGTTTGGTGACCACCTTCATCATGATGCAGATTTTCGGCTTTACCATCAACCTGGTGTCGTTGATGGCCCTGGCTCTGGTGATCGGCATTCTGGTGGATGATTCCATTGTTGTGCTGGAGAATATTCATCGCCACCTCGAGCATGGCGAAGAGCCTAAAGTTGCCGCGCTCCGGGGACGCAACGAAATTGGCTTTGCCGCCATGGCGATCACGCTGGTGGATGTCGTGGTGTTTCTGCCGATTGCTTTGATCGGCGGCATCGTGGGAAAAATTTTCAAAGAGTTCGGGTTGACCATCGTGGTGAGCACGCTGCTTTCGCTGTTCGTTTCGTTTACTCTCACACCGATGCTGGCTTCCAAGTGGTCACGTGCCGGCCGCACAACGTTCCGCTGGCGCTGGTTGCACAACATGATCGACAAGTTCGAGGCCTGGCAGGATAAATTGAATGAACGCTATCGCCATTTGTTGGCGTGGAGTCTTGATCACCGCAAAACCATTGTCGCGACAAGTTTTGTTTTGTTGATCGCGAGTTTGACGCTGGTGCCGCTCGGTTTGGTGGGCAGCGAGTTTATGAGTGAGGCTGATCGCGGCGAGTTTGCCATTAACCTTGAAATGCCGATTGGCACGGCGCTGGATCTCACGGACAACGCCACCCAGCGCGTTGAAAGCCTGCTGGCAAATTTGCCGGAGGTAACGCGTTATCTTGCCACCGTGGGCAAATCCCAAAACGAATGGACCAGCGCGAGGCGCCCGAACGTGGCGCAAATTGCAGTGACGCTCAAGGAGAAGCGTGAGCGCGAGCGCAGCACGGCAGAAGTCATGAATATTATCGCGCAGCACGCGGCTAAAATTCCAGGCTTGCAAGTGCGCATGAGTCCGATCAGCATGTTTGGCGCAGCGCAAGAAGCGCCTTTGCAAATCGAGGTTAAGGGGCCGGATCTTGAAACGCTGGCAAAGGTTGCCGAGCAAGTCGTGCACATCACGGCGAATGTGAAGGGCACGCGCGACGTGAAGAGTTCATGGGAAGAGGGCCAGCCGGAAATCCAGGTTTCAGTTGATCGCGATCGCGCGGCGCAATTTGGCCTGACGCTGGGAGAAATCGGCGTGGCCCTGCGTACTGCGCTCGAAGGCGACATCGCAACAAAATTCAAGGACGGCAACAGCGAATTC
The window above is part of the Cytophagia bacterium CHB2 genome. Proteins encoded here:
- a CDS encoding efflux RND transporter permease subunit gives rise to the protein LRAYNLSIVQVSQALQRENLDFPTGKINSPESQYIVRVAGQFKSPEAMNSIVLAAQGDSKIYLRDVATVLDTYNEDVTYTRLNGEPAIGLYLQRQSGSNSVQVAQRVREELVKIEAEQRGDIHFEVAQDITQFTLHSVDEVKRDLGLAVLMVALVLFVFLHSFRNSFIVLLSIPTSLVTTFIMMQIFGFTINLVSLMALALVIGILVDDSIVVLENIHRHLEHGEEPKVAALRGRNEIGFAAMAITLVDVVVFLPIALIGGIVGKIFKEFGLTIVVSTLLSLFVSFTLTPMLASKWSRAGRTTFRWRWLHNMIDKFEAWQDKLNERYRHLLAWSLDHRKTIVATSFVLLIASLTLVPLGLVGSEFMSEADRGEFAINLEMPIGTALDLTDNATQRVESLLANLPEVTRYLATVGKSQNEWTSARRPNVAQIAVTLKEKRERERSTAEVMNIIAQHAAKIPGLQVRMSPISMFGAAQEAPLQIEVKGPDLETLAKVAEQVVHITANVKGTRDVKSSWEEGQPEIQVSVDRDRAAQFGLTLGEIGVALRTALEGDIATKFKDGNSEFDTRVVLAKTNRNNPADVEKVTLVNYRGERIFLSQVAEVYYGKGPTMISRKDRERLITVSSQLSGEAPLGQITQAIQARGADIELPPGVTIAYAGDVQNMQDMFRDMMIAIMFAALFVYMIMVALFESYAHPFTIMFSIPVALVGSLTALALTGQTLNMFSMIGLLLSMGLVTKNAILLVDRANDQRSRGLSVREALLEAGFTRLRPILMTTLTMVLGMMPLAMALGAGSEIRQSMAIAVIGALISSTLLTLVLVPVVYTYVEGLRVRLARRKFAATNGKFEHMTEGIRTEVA